GACCGCAGATATAAAAGTATActataaaatagaaaatgttaaGTTTTTGTATCAAATATATGACATCAAAACAACTACTTCGGATGCATAACAGAGATCTCAATGATTcagtttaataaatgctgaatacacgTTTGAATGCAGGAACTGAAATCGTCACGATGAACATGTAATAGACTGTTGCCGTCAGATCACCAGCGAAACAGGGAGGGGCTCCAGAAGGGGGCGTCGATTTATGCATTGTCTGGTGCTCGGATCTGTCCGAGGTCTAAAACTGTCCGGGCTGCAGCTGGACACTTATCGTGGGTTCTGAAGCTTGCGTATTTGGCAAACCTTTATCAATGGCTTGAATCGGAGTATGCAGGGCTGTGAACACAGAATACATAATTTGCaatttgtctgattttttttttttaaatggtttgggAAGAGGAGCTGGacaaattaaatactgtaatgtTCCCGCTCCTTCACCAGGAGCATGAAACAGACTGTTGCCTAGAATATTGTCGACCGAAGGAATAATTCTGCGAATATTTCCCGGTGCaagaaaaaagtcatttaaaCTGGGTCAGAAATGCATTTAAGTTCAGACCTCAAGAGGATAATCTTGATTTGAGGTCACAACAAGAATTAAACGAGATCGCCAATGATGGTAGCTTGAAAAAGCAATTCTGGGCCATGCCCCTGTCAGAATTCTGGAGCAATCTCAAACAAAGCTGAGTGAAAAAGCCATCCCATGCCCGTTACTGTTTGCAACATACCTGTGCAAGGAAGGTTTTTCTACATTGAAAAAGTactgaaaaatcaaaaagacaGCGTGTCTAAATGTGGACAATGATGAGACTGTCTTTATGCAAGCTGCTACTCAAAACGGACAAACTGTGCGAGAACATCCAAGCTCAAAGTCTCTACAGTCCTAAGAGGAGTTTTGTTTTGACAAAACCCATTTTTGCCATAGTAAAAGTGCCTTGTTTTATATAGCTTTGTTACGTGCACTTAACAGATAGTAGGTCTGTGTAGATGTTTATTATAGATGGTGTTTCATTTTTTGGATCGTGATAGGTAGAAATTGTCATAGGGGGGCCTTTGCATGAATCCCTTTTGCATTAATCACACTTTTCAAGAGACAATTTGTGGCACGAAGTGTAGCTTGGAATTTAAAGGGTCATTTCTTACGCtggtaaatgtttttaattttcagttcaaTTCCCTGAGAGAATGAAGATCTTAACGTCTCAAATGCATTAAATAGATTAGCAAATCTTACACTTGTATTTGAGGACACCATTGTGTTTAAGAATAAAGGGCAACTCCCTGGCTCCAAAGAGTTGAGGAATCTGCAACAATCTACTGCATGAAATAGTTAAAATGGAAACCTTGAAAACCattaaaaatgtagctgaatGAGATACTGGGCCAACCTGGCCGTCAGATAACCATACAAGCTGAACATTTACTCTTCATTTGCCAAAACATCTTTTGCTCCAGCATTTACATTTAAAACCTCACCCTCCGTTTTGATATTGGAAGAGGCTTATTTATATCGTATTTTAGCAGAGTTCCACTTAGAATGTCTAGCagcttaataaaatgtgaaatgtttagCGACTACCAGCTTAACTGGAAAGGACAGCAGGCAGGTATAAGTGATACTAATCCCTAACCCAACATTAAACACAGTATAGATTTCATGGAACAGAACAGACATAGAAACCTAAAAGAGAACAAGCAAACAAAGTCGGTGactaattaatttatttctggtgttgtgttcatttttttttttccttctttttaaacagCACCACTTTTTGAACAATTTCCCTAAACATGGAAATCAAATTACAATAAAGCAGTAATTTTCCCAGTGTAAATCGAGAACAGGGAGGGCACGTGGAAGAGAAATACACAAGTGTTtgcttatatatatgtataaagtaaaaaaaaaaaattggccttAGCCCCTAGTTGTAGGGGGCAGGAGTGGGGCAGGACCAGCATACATTTATTTGAAAAcggggagagaaagaaaaaaaaaagcgcgCTCAAAGTGAATTCCTTTAAGGATGCATCGAGTTACTCCAACCTCAGTATTGTTTAAGGTGTCATTTGGGGCACATTTTCTATAAACCGATTAAGCTTTGAATAATGGCCATTTATGGAATCTCTCTGGAAAAACCACCATTTTACTTGAAACCCATGGTAAACAGCTTTGACACGCCACAATCaaaatgggaagaaaaaaaattaaatatctacaaaaaaacaaaaactatatacATAATAGAAAGGTGGTATTTGTACTTACAACATGAGAAAGTTAACAAGCAAGAAGCTATAAGCAGCATCTGCCAGACAATTTTAGTTCTTAGACTCCCCATATTTATATACACTTTTCCAAAACCTTGATAGATGTTTCTgtacaagatgaaaaaaattactttacagTCTGTACATTACGGGCCTATACATTTTTACTacaaggaggagaaaaaaaaaaaaaaagcccaaccCCTCCTTTCCCACCCTCAACCCTCAACAAAACCAAACACATTTAAGTTCTACAGtagtacaaaaataaacagtccaCCCTTAGAGACTTTCTTTTAGGCCCTTGCTTAGACAACAGCTTACGATGGGAAAGAATTAGTATTTTCTATTTGGCGTCATTTTACAAAGCCGTGCCATACAAACCAAAGGGAAAAGTAAATCACACCCATAAGAAAATAATGTTACCAATCTCATCCCTCCCTTCCAATTCTTCATTGCCTGAATTCCAGTTCATCCACACTAATGACCTTTGCTGGCATAGAGGGCAGTGGCTGCTGAAGGACATCTGAACCAAACCATTTTGCAAGTCCCACTGGTGAGGCACTTCCTTGACTGTGTCTCTGTGGAGCAAGAGGCGGGGCAGTTCTGGCTGCAGCACTGTGCTGGAGAGTCTGTGGTAAACTGCTGGGGATCGGAGTCGAGGGACCTACATAAATGAAACTGGTTAACGtccacaaaatgtgttttttgcctTCTTCCCCTCCAGAACGGAAGGAAAAGCAAATAAAGTGAACTGCTCAGATCACCAACGATTCAGAATTGAGGACTAAACCACAACACAGCAAGTTCAGTGCACTGCCTATCTAATCCAATACAAGAAGATTCTGCAGGAAAGatgtatccatttttttttttttttacgttactAGAAAGAACAAAATACGTCCAATATTCTAATAACCGAGGGttgaaaaacacacatttaaaaatgtaaaacatctaCTCCATGCTTTGTGCAGAGAGATGCTCACTCACCATGTCGCTGTTGCATCATTGCCAGATGCAACGGAGCCCCCGGCCTAGGGCTCAATAACGGATGTCCAGCTGCAGTTAGGGAATAGAACGGCTGACTAATAAGGGGTGGGGGGAGTCCTTGTAAATGAGACAGATCCACACTTTGAGGAAATATTCCTTAAAAAGCGGGGGAAaaatggttaaatattttaaaaagtacacatttcaaTTAATCCTTAAGAAAACATTTCCATGCTCACCTGCTTGTAATAATGCTGGTGGCAATTGCTGGGGAGCAATACCCTGAGTCAACATCCGCTGTACAACTCCAGGATGCAGTGAAGGAGGTGTGGGCCGCACAAGAGACACATGTGGTACAAGAGGTACAGGGCAAACTGGCCGGGGAAATGAAGCACTGGGCACTGGAGACACAATCGTGGGAGTCCTCCTGCCTGCTGACCGTGGACGGTACTCCTGATCTTTGGTAAAACGGCTCTGGTTAGACAAGGGTGTAGAGCATGTAGAGCGCGGGAAGCTGCAAGGCTTGCTGCCTCTGTCTGCGCTTTCAGTAATATCTTGGAAAGAAACACAGGTTTAATATACCAATGGTTTCAACCTACTATAAGCTCTCTCTTACAAAGAGGATGTAGACTTAACTGAATTTCTTTAAAAGTCTGTTTCCCATTTGTAAaatctagttttgttttttttttttttaaatatataaacaccAACATACAAATGAATGTTACTGTCCACCTATGTGTCTTTTTGGTGTGCAAAGCATTACCAATGTTACATCTGAAGGAAGTTAAAACTAATCAAGGGTACAGCAAAGTTGCTGCAGACAGCGGCCTAACACGTACCATCTTGAGGTCTGCTTCCCTCCTCTGTATTCTGAGATGACTTTACTGTAGTACTCTCTTCTCTGCACTTTTCTTTGCTCTCATACATTTTCCGAATAACCGAGGTTGGTGTGAATGATGGGGACAACTTttgagaaaaatttaaaattagttacaaaaaaaaaagtgtaaaaaaaaaaaataaataaaaatagtatgCATGATGATAAAAGCAGTTATTAGCTCTATTAACAATATCACTCACACACAAGATTTATAttcttatacagtacacacacccTGAGCTACACATTAATTTCTGAGTCTATCACTGCTTTATTAACCCAACATTCCTAATTCAAGCAAAGCTCTCTCCCAGGTCAGCAGTGCCCCCCCCCCGCCAAATATCTTAATTTTTGTGAAAAGTGGTCATGATGTAGCCAACAGAAAATACTGGAACAGATAGGCGAGACATACCATACTTGTGACTGAATTTACAGGAGAGCTAGCTGTGGCCCGGTGTACTCCAGGTCCAGGGGATCGGATGAGCCTCTGTggcctttaaataaaaaaaattaaaaaaaaaaaaaacaccctgatTAAGATGGGGTGGGGGATGATTGTGTGAGAAACACTTGGCATAAAGGTGGTAGTCTTCTTACCAGTAGAAATGACAGAGTGGACTAGAAGCCAATGGAACTCACAATAAGAGTACATTTAGATGCAAAAGAAATTGACATTTGTTTTCTACTAAAACTTCTGTACAGTGCACTTAACTAATCTCTATTTATGATGGGAACTGCCTCATTGATATTTACACCAGATTTTAGAGGTAGGCTGCAAACAAAGAATGAGTTGTCTGGAAAGAACTGAATGTAATCAAAAAGACTGCCAAAAAGTGAACTGAAGTCTGTAAGAGTTTGATAAGAGTGCCTGTCCCAACTTTCAATTTAACAATATTGTGATGCTTTTTATGTAGTTTCTTCTTATACTAGACAGAATCACACATTCACTGGCTTTGTTAAAGTCATTGATTTAAATAAATGCACTTCAATCGTTTAAAAGTTCTTCATTTTGCTTCTTCTACTTTAACTCTAGCAAGACAAAGTTGTCAATATTAGCTACACATTAAAATATGCAACTTATTTTCCATGTGTTGCTGAGCCCATGTATTCATTCCAAGATCTGCTCAGTGTCCTGTGTGATTATCCACATGTACAAAGTTTAGAACAAAGCAGCACTGCCAGATTTAGTATCTCCCAGCACTGCTAGTCTTCCAAGTGTGCCACATGTTTAAATAATGTTCAAATATTGTATGCCATCAAGCTGCATGGACCTTGCAGCAGTCTACTAAGATGAAGAAAGGAAGTTGCTCACACATGGCCATAGAACAGGAATGAGGAAATATGACAAACCATGTGCAGTTAATAGCAAAATGTTTGTGATCAGTTATCCAAAATATCGTTTCAGTGGACTATGCAGAAATACTCGCATTAAACACAAACTGGTGTAGCAGCACCCCATTTGTAACATACAAGGTTACCAACtgaaaatccaaaaatatttttctgtaaattgcCATCTACACAAACATGATGCAGACTATATAACAGGAAAGTTGTGACTTTTTTTCAGCATGTACATTTCCTATTATAGATACTTTATTGTCAGACTATTTTTAGAAAAAGATTTGAATGCTAACTTATCTACTAGCTCCAGAAAATAGTGTATGTACAACTGCTCTACACATTTTATGAATTAACTGCCAATTACTGAAAGATACTTCTAGTTAAATTTCACCAAGTTCATTTCAGCAACACACAAAATGAAGCTCTCAAAAAGGAGTATTTCATTAGCTAGCTCTTTTACCGGTTCCTAAACCCATCTCTAGCCTTATCAGGCTGAATTTTGTTGTAACCAGATTGGTATATTTGTCTTGCTTGCATTGCCAGGTCCTGCTGAAAAGAGAGGGCCTCCAGTGTTGCCTGGTCCATGGTCAAAGATACCTGAAAAAGAACAAACCTTGTGAACATGGACACATTTTAGCTTCACCACACAATTACAATTCTTGCTTATTAAACTTAAATTTGACAAATACACAGCAAAACTGACAAcagttaacacaaaaaaaaaaaaaaaataactgccaCCCATAAAGGCAAAATGGGCCAACTGCTTGCTAAGAAATGTCAAAGGGTAAAGTTCAGTTTCCACATAACTTTTCTATTTAAAACATTCtgtaaaaacaggattttaaatcatgatGAAGTGCATATTTCTATCCAGCCAACATACTAGTACCTACCTTAGGCTGAAAACTAATctctattttaaacaaaatttaacgGCTTTATAAAACTATTGTAACATCTAAAAGCCCGTGTCACATTAAACAACTTATCCAGTgatttgtagccttcatttacataacatcTTGGCCAGTCTGAGGTAGCATGCTCCGGTGAAGACAATTGCCTAATGTTACATAACTAAAGAATAAGACAGACTACTCTGCAACTGGCCATgataaaattaaacctgtttgattttatttggtTGGAATGGCAGACTATTTCAGCTTGAAGTACAAGACACAGAATATAGTGAAGAAGAATATGAAAGATGTGTGTTTTGAACCTGACAAATAGAGACACTAAATCAGCATGATGGTTTGCTTTATGGATTAAAATCCATGTACTTCATCTATTAACCCTTTAAATAGCACCAGTGCAGCTCTGGCTCCATCAGGAAGCACGGGGGCTGTGGATCTTAAACAGAACAATATGGAAAAACTAAGGGCAGAGATTATTACTAAACTTACTTCAGCGCTTAACCCTTCCAACAGCACTGGCTCCCTCAATCAGAAACCTATTTGATGTCTGAGATTGTCACACAGTCAGTAAAAGTGATAGAGGCTTTCACAAGATCAGCGACTGCAATCAGCAAATCTGATAGACCCTTTGACACAAAACCATATAATGCAACATCGGCTTAATCTGTGTAATATActattatacacacacaaacacctgtACTGACCTGTCGAGGACTCACTGGTTGGTGAATGCTTGAGAAGTTTTCACTCAAGAGTGGTTGTGGACTTGAAACAAATCCTACAAACGGAATTGAAATCAAAGcccaaaaaaaagtaaatacacaaaaagaaaatgccaCACAATGCCCTACTTTAATATTTCATGTTGataattaacaaatctttttatcTGTGCTGACAACAGGGTGATCCCATATAATTTTAGAACCACCATCCTTTCACAATAAACTGCTAAGACAAGAAAGAACTAGACCTGACAAGGATGGAAAAAAAGGGAAGAACCAGATGCACAACTGTACAAAAGGATAAGGACATCAGACTATGTAGTTTGAGGAAAAACtgcttacaggtcctcagttgtcTTGTCTGTCCGAAAATGACACTGTTTTTGGAGTGTATTAAGGAAGAAGTCTACACTGGGCCACTGACAATAATGCACATTTCCAGACACCCTCTGtccaatgtattttttttgcccattttaaaCCTCGTCTTATTTGGCAGTTTCagatgtgccatttttttttccacactcTGCCTTTAAAGCTAGAATTCCAGCATCATCATCCCAGATACATTAGTAATTCTTTGGCTATATTTTAaaccagttttttaaaaaaaaaaaaaaaaaagtatcaaaacTACAGTGGAAGAATAAGATGCCTATAATAATGAACTTTGTGCAAGCCACCCAATTAAAGCCTGGTGATTAAAGAACTACATTCTTAATGTGACCAATTCTTTTCTAAAAGCagtgtaaaaatgtttaaaaattcatGGGGTCAAGGATCTATGTAAAGACAGCTAATTAAAGTTTATATGTAAAAGCTAAAATGGCAAATTACCAGCATTAGATGGCAAACCGATTGGGTAGTAGTCTGGAGATggggtcctctgtggaaagagagGAGGAGAAGGGTGCTGACTAAGAACAGGAGCCGACGGATCAGTAGTGCTCCCAAGTAAGCCACTTAGCATATTGGGGGAAGATGAGCGGGCAGAAATCTGTGGCCGCAAAATTTCCTGAGATCAACAGAAATAAACCCAATATAAAACAATGTAAAccattcataaaaaaaataaataaataacactaagCTATATATAACTGTTGTGATAGTGTTACCAAAAAATGGATGCAAGGTCTGACAAAGTGAACATAATGGTCTTAAAAGGTTTATGCCCCTTTCATACTCGGCACCTTTTACTTAGTTGAAAAGCACTTAAAAttaagtttttggttttttttttgaccagACCAAAAGTAGTTTTTACTGTAGCCAAGGAACTTCAATTAAGTTATACATACATACGTGGATTCTATCCTGTTGCTATTTCACATCTTCAATTATTGTGCAAATTACATACTGGAGGGGGTAACAAGGTTTTCAAATTTCCTCTCATACAGCATATTTCTATGTTTAATCTAATTCATCAGTATGAGAAACTACACATTAGTGAATCAACCTAATATAACTGACACCATGTGATATGCTAGTCATCCTTTTGACTTGCATAAAAGAAACTGCTTATAAAATTCTGAAAGTGGAACACACACTAAGTTAGTAACCTAAGACACCAGTAAGCATACAACTCAAAAAAGCCACAAACTTTTACCTGTATAAGGGTGTCGATAAATTACTTACAGGGAGCAAAGCGTATTTTCAAAGAGCATATATTTGTTCAAAATTAGGACAATTATGAGAGTAATAACAGACTAAATGTTTTAAGACAATGTGGTAGCAGTGACACTTCTTCTGTGACACTGGTTTACTACATGTAGACAACATGTATACACTATGAAGATGCATACCTGTAGCAGATTTTTCTG
This genomic window from Polypterus senegalus isolate Bchr_013 chromosome 12, ASM1683550v1, whole genome shotgun sequence contains:
- the eif4enif1 gene encoding eukaryotic translation initiation factor 4E transporter isoform X4, giving the protein MEKTDYAEESESDETLVDLMKAMRKSPYRYTKEQLLEIRECPPSNQRPDCLSEKYNSDGIWDPEKWHASLYPNSERSSPVDGIKKDLSDDRIPLKRRIADPRERVKEDEIDVVLSPQRRSFGGGCQVNVPLASITRRAVSPLENKENENSRVAGSRRIGSGRIIASRVFEREMRTEKDVRDRESHPRERDYKDKRFRRDFGDKRIFGERRRNDSYTEEEPEWFSGGPTSQSETIELTGFDDKILEEDKRRYKRSRKRSEPAREAVECNGGLIEEAEVEISSDTAADQEVPNAVELPEPASGDFDFNEFFNLDKTVPGLASQNLNSQLVHPPELPVQNTSQKNLLQEILRPQISARSSSPNMLSGLLGSTTDPSAPVLSQHPSPPLFPQRTPSPDYYPIGLPSNAGFVSSPQPLLSENFSSIHQPVSPRQVSLTMDQATLEALSFQQDLAMQARQIYQSGYNKIQPDKARDGFRNRPQRLIRSPGPGVHRATASSPVNSVTSMLSPSFTPTSVIRKMYESKEKCREESTTVKSSQNTEEGSRPQDDITESADRGSKPCSFPRSTCSTPLSNQSRFTKDQEYRPRSAGRRTPTIVSPVPSASFPRPVCPVPLVPHVSLVRPTPPSLHPGVVQRMLTQGIAPQQLPPALLQAGIFPQSVDLSHLQGLPPPLISQPFYSLTAAGHPLLSPRPGAPLHLAMMQQRHGPSTPIPSSLPQTLQHSAAARTAPPLAPQRHSQGSASPVGLAKWFGSDVLQQPLPSMPAKVISVDELEFRQ